A stretch of DNA from Mesorhizobium onobrychidis:
ACAAGATTCAAAAGGTGCAGGTCGCGCTGGAGGAGTTGCGTTGGCTGCCATCCGACCTCGGCAGTCCGCGCGTCTTCATCAACCAGCCGGCCTTCACGGCGAGCTACATCGAAAATGGCGAGGAGAAGCTGAAGACCCGCGCCGTCATCGGCAAGACCACCAACCAGACTTCCTTCTTCTACGATCAGGTCGAGCAGGTCGACTTCCATCCCTATTGGGGCGTGCCGCAGTCGATCCTCGTCAACGAGATGCTGCCCCGGCTGCGCAGGGATCCCGGCTATCTCGACCGCGCCGGCTACGAAGTGGTCAACGCGCGCGGCAAGCGCATTCCCTCCTCCTCGGTCAATTGGGGTGCCTATGGCGCGAAAGTACCTTATGGCGTGCGCCAGCTGCCGAGCGAGGCCAATGCGCTGGGCGAACTGAAGATTCTGTTCCCCAACAAGCACGCAATCTACATGCACGATACGCCGCAAAAGTCGTTTTTCCAGCGTGACATGCGCGCGCTCAGCCATGGCTGCGTTCGTCTGCAGAATCCGCGCGGCATGGCGGCGGCCGTGCTCGGCACCTCGGTCGACTACATTGCGGAGAAGCTGAAGCACGGACATTCGACCGAAAAGGTGGCGCGCACGATCCCGATCTATGTCGCCTATTTCACCGCCTGGCCTGATATGTCCGGCAAAGTCGAATATTTCAGCGACGTCTATGACCGCGACACGCGGCTGCAGCAGGCACTCGACAGCACGGAAGCGGTGCGCTCGCCGGCGAGCTGAGGACCCTAACGTAGGGAGAGCGGGCGCCGGAAGCCGGCCTCGCGCCCGGCAATCAGCCAGTAGACCAGACCGGCGACCAGGCCGGCGGCGGCGATGATGCCGATATCGGCCCAGCGCTCGTGGCTCAGGTCCTCCGGCGCGCTCGGCCAGATCAGGAAGAAGCCGGCAGCCGCTGCTGCGGCGCCGAAGACCATATGCAGCCAAAAACTGCGCAGCGAAAACAATTCGGCGATCAGCGCGAAGATCAGCGTCTGCAGGCCGGTCATCATGATCGTCAGGAAATAGATCAACATGCCGAGCGGCGGCACGACCAGCGCCGCGATGGGGGAGATCCCCATGAGATCGAAATACGCCGGTGCATCAGGCAGCGAACTCAATGCACCATACATCGTGGCCACGGCAATCAGCCCGACCAGCACCGCAACGAAATAGCCGGCGAGCATCATCAGAACGCGTTTCGCCACATGCTTTGCCGTCGCCATGCCCACCCCCGTACGGCTCAATGATCACGCCGCAGTCAGCCTTCAAAGGCGCATCGGCGCAAGGGGATGCCGTAAAGCGTGCAGGAAGTCTTAGTGAAGCTACGCCGCCGCCCCCTTCCGAGGGATCGTCCCCAGGCTGCGCTGTAACCTGCCGGAATTATTCCGGGTCCTTCAAGAGAAAGCCGGCCGCACGTATCGGCTGGGGGAAGATGGCCGTGATCTATTTCGGCTCGGCTGTCACCGGATCGTAGGTGATTTCGACCTTCGCCTTGTCGGTCGTGTAATAGGTGACGGTGTACGCGCCGCTGTCCCAGCCGACCTCGTCGACGTAGCGAAAGTCGTCGCGCTGCTCGACCTTGGCGATTATTTCGGACAGTTTCCTGGCATTCTGCGGCGGCAACGGGCTTCCGTCTGCGGCAAGGGCCGGTCCGCCGAGAAGGAGAACTACGACACCCGTCGCCAAAACACGTCTGGACATGGCTTTCCCTCACTCTTCGAGGAGTAGAAACTCGCGGCCATGCAGGTTTGTTCCGGGGTTCTGGAATGGACACTCGCGAATCGCGCCGATGCGTCGCGTTGTCGTTGCTCACGTTTACGGCGTCTGCAGATCGCCCTCCTCGGGGAAGAGATGGGCTAAGGCCGTGTCGAACGTGAGCTCCAGGGCGTCACCCGGTTCAAGGATCTTGTCTTCATCGAAGGCTGCAATGAGCTCGTGATCGTCGCGAAGTGTCAGGTCCACGACCGTCTCGCTGCCCAACCGCTCGGTATGTGCCACGATGCCATGCAGCATGCCTTCTCCAGGCTGCGCCGCCCGGAGGTACTGCGGACGGATACCCAGGATGGCCTTGCCGTCTTTCCGGAAGGAGCGCCTTCTGGTCGCTACCCTGATCGGCTCCAGGGATTGATTGCCAACCATTGCCGCTTCGCCATCGAGGTCGAGGACGTCGACATTCAGGAAATTCATCGACGGGGCTCCTAGAAAACCGGCTACGAACCTGTTGGCCGGCTCGTGATAGAGCTCCATCGGCGCTCCGATCTGCATGACTTGACCGTCCTTGAGGACGACGATCCTGTCAGCCAGCGTCATCGCCTCGACCTGGTCATGGGTGACATAGATCATCGTTGTGCCCAGTTGCCTGCGCAGCCGGCCGATTTCCATACGCATGTCCATGCGCAGTGCGGCGTCGAGGTTGGAGAGCGGCTCGTCAAACAGGAATACAGCCGGTTTCCGCGTGATTGCGCGCCCGATAGCGACTCGCTGGCGCTGGCCGCCCGAAAGCTGACTTGGGCGGCGGTCGAGCAAATGTTCCATTTGCAGAATGCGTGCGGCCTCGGCCACCTTCTGCTGCTTTTCCTGCTTGGTAGCGCCCGCGATCGTAAGACCGAACGCGATATTCTCGCGCACGGTCATGTGCGGAAAGATGGCATAGTTCTGGAACACCATCGCAACACCGCGTTGCTTGGGCTGGAGCTGGTTGACCACCCGGCCTCCGATCTCGAGGGTGCCTTCGGTTATGTCCTCGAGTCCGGCGATCATGCGGAGCAAGGTGGACTTCCCGCAGCCCGACGGTCCGACAAAGACGACGAACTCGCCATCGTTGATGTGGATATCGACGCCTTTGATGACGTCGACGCGACCGAAGGATTTCTTGACGCCCTTGAGTGAGACCTCAGCCATGAGCGATGGCTCCCGTTTCCTGATTCATGTGCGGCAATTCGGGGTCACCGATCGGTCTATCGGCCTTGAGGAATAGCCGTGCCAGCGCTTGCCGTAATGGGCAGACCGGCCGTCCCAGATCCACGGGTGTTCGAGCGCGAACCATGTATTCAGCCCTTCACGCCGGTCGAGGCGATCGACGCGATGAAGGCGCGCTGCAGCAAGAGGTAGAAGATCAGCACCGGGACGGTGATAAGGGTGAGATACGCCATGACTTCGCCCCAGGCGACGTTGAGTTGAAAGAAGTAGCCGAGGCCGACCATGACCGGGCGATAGCTTTCCTGCTGCACCACGATGAGCGGCCAGAGATATTGGTTGTACATGACGAGGAATTTCAGGATGGCGGCAGTCGCCAGAACCGGCCCTGAAAGCGGCATGACGACGCGATAGTAGACCTGCCACCAATTCGCGCCCTCCACCCGGCTTGCCTCGATCAGCTCGCCCGGCAGCCCTTTGAAATACTGCACGAACAGGAAGATCGTCAGCCCGTCGGCGATCCAGGGGATGATCTGCACCCGGTAGGTATTGAGCCAGCCCCAATGCAGCCCATCAAGCCCGATCCAGGGCAATTTCGAGACCAGGAGCAGGAGCGGGATAGCGATGGTCTCGAAAGGGATGATCAGCGTCGCGATGACGATCGAGAGCAGGACATCGCGCCCCTTCCACCGCAGGAAAGCAAAGGAGAATGCGGCCAGCGAACAGATCAGCAACGAGAGAAGGACGGTCGCCCCGGTGACCAGAACCGAGTTTAGGACGAACAGGCCGACAGGCGCCCGCCGGAACGCTCCGAAATAGTTGTTGAGGCTGATGTCCCCGACGGGCAGGAAAGCACGCAGGCTGGAGGTGTCCGCGAGGAGCTGATTGTCGGGCTTGAAGCTCGAGTTGATCATGAACACGAGCGGAAAGATGAAGATCAAGGCGATCAGGCACAGCACCAGATAGCGGACGAAGAGCCTCAGGCCGTAGTTGTCGGGATTAAAGGCCATCTTAACGCTCCCGTGTCAGCCAGCGCTGAGTGAGTGAGATCGCCAGCACGAGCGCGAACAGGATGACCGAGATGGTCGAGCCGCCCGAGATGTCCTGCTTGCCATAGCCGCGCTCGACTGCCTGGAAGACGAGGGTCTGGGTGCTGTCGAGCGGACCGCCATTGGTCATCACGTCGATCTGGGCGAAGAGGGCGAAACCCTGCATGGTGATCACGACAAGGACGAGCACGGCGGTATTGCGCAGGCCCGGCCAGGTGACATAGCGGAAGGTCTGCCATTTCGAAGCACCCTCGATCGCGGCGGCCTCATAGAGCGTGGGACTGATCATCTGCAACCCGGCTAGCCAGATGACCATGTGGAAGCCTACAGCCTGCCAGATCGACATGGCCATGACCGCGGGCAGCGCGGTCGAGGGGTTGCCCAGCCAGTCGACGGGCTGGAAGAGGCCGAAGGTGAGCCCCTGGAGGATGCTGTTCAACAGCCCGTTCTGGCCGTCATAGATGAACCGCCAGAGGAGCGAGACCACGACGATGGAGACCACCACCGGCATGAAGTAGATGGTCCGGAACAGGTTGATGCCCGTGACCTTGTGGTTGATCAGCAAAGCAAGCATCAGCGCGAGGCTGCCCTGCACCGGCGCCACGACCAGGACGAACAGGAAGGTGTTTACCAGCGCCTTCATGAACACAACGTCGCTGGCGATGACAACCATGACGTTCTCGCCGGACTGCCAGCGGAACCACTCGCGCATGCCGCGATACTGGGGATAGGCCTCGCTACGGGTGATCTCACGCAGGCGGGGATACTGGATTTCGCCGGCCTCGTTTCGGACCACTTCGCCAGCATCGTCGCGCTCTGGTTCGAGGGTCACCACCCCAAGGCCCAGGAGCTGACGATAGTTTTCCAACCCGACGAACTGGGTGGCATTCGGTGACAGCAGCCGCTGATTTGTCAATGAGAGACCGATCGCGAAGAAAAACGGCAGGACGATGAATATGACGATGAGTGCGAAACCCGGCAGGGCGAATGTCCAGCCCGTCCGGTTCGACAGGGTTAGTTTCGATGCCATTTGCGATATCCGCCAGAAAGCGTGGAGTCCGCGGCTGGCGGGGACCCCGGCGCGACAGAACTACCGGTGACCGTAGCCGCCGTTGCTTTCGATGTCGGCGTCGATCTCGTCGACCGCAGCATCAAGCGTGTCGGCCACGTCGGCGCCATTGGCGATGTCGGCCAGTGCCTTGGTGAAGACCTTGGCCTGGACCACGTAGCCCGGGGTGACCGGGCGCACCAGAGCTTGTGCTTTGGAGAGGTCGAAGAACACCGCGAGCGGGCCGCCATCCTTGTAGTTCTTCGTCATCTGTGCCGCCGAGGGCGTCGGCGGGATCAGGCCGATGCCGTCGGAAAAGGCGGCCAGGTACTTGTCCTGCGCGGCGAACTTGATGAACTCGGCAGCACCTTCCGGATGCTTGGACTTGGCCGAGACGCCGAACTGCCAGGAGCCCGCGCCGATCTTGTTGCCCGCGCCGAAATCGGGGGCTGGAAGGAAGACAACGTCATCCACGGCTTCCATCGTCGCCACCGCGCGCCAGTTGCCGTTCCACTGGAAGGCGAACTTGCCGTCGATGAAGCCGGTCTGCTGATCGGCGGGGTCCTCGCTGGTGCCAGGCGCATAGCCTCCGTTAAACAGCGATTGCCACCACTTGCCAAAGGCCTGCGCAGCCTCGCCGTTCAGCGCGCCTTCCGCGGTCTTGTAGGTCGAACGGTCGACAATGTCTCCGCCGAAGCTCTGCAGGAACGGCGAGAAGGCATAGGAGTACCACTCGGCTTGGTCGTTCATGCCGAGATCAAGGGCGAATTCATATTTGCCGGAGGCCTTGGCGGCATCAAGCGCGGCCATGAGTTCCTCTCTCGACCAGGGCTTGTCGAGGCTCGGGGTGCGCAGGCCCAGCTCGTCCAGCGTCGATTGGCGTGCAAAAAGCGCCACCGCCGCGTCCCACAGACCGACCGAATAGAGCTTGCCGTCCCACACGCCTTTGGTGCCGGGCAGGAAGTCGGCGAAGTCGCTCTCGTCGATCGGCAGCGGCTGCAGATAGCCGGCCCAGGCCCAATTGGGCATGACGGGCCCGTCCACATCCAAGATGTCGGGCAGGTTGCCCGCCAGGGCCGCCGCCGCGACGGAATCGTTGTAGCTCTTCTCTGGGAAGCTCTCGATGGTCACCGCCCAATCGGACTGGCTGGCGTTGAAGTCGGAGACGATCTGGTTGAGGGTTCGCGACTCCACCTCGTTGCCGGCGCCGTGATACCACATGGTCAACTTCGTCTGCGCCAGCGCGGGCACACACAGACAGGTCGACGCGATCACCACACCGGCAAGGTGTTTTGTCAGGTTCATCGATTATTCCTCCCTTTTGACTTCAAGGTCGCTGGCTGGATTCAAGGTCATCCCCGAGGCCCGCCAGGACACCGGGCCGGAAGACAGCGTCCTGGTTTCGGGCCGGCCGCTACGGGCCATTGATGGGTTCAGCAATGTTTGCGGAAGCCGGAAGCATTTGCAATTGCGTTGTTTCACCTAGTCGGAGCAGGAGGTCGACGGCGATTTCCCCTCGTTAGTTCCCGGGTACCGCCACGGAGATAGCAGCTCACCTAGGACGGTTTTATCGTCCGTCAACTTTCTCCCGGCCGCGTTCAATGTGCAGCTTGAGCGATTCCAAGGGTAGACAGCGCTTAGTGATGTGTACCCAGCTGCCTGGCGAATCGCATGAACCGGGTCATGGCAAACCTAACGATGAGGCGGAAGTTCGAAGCGTAGGCGGCTGCGAAGCGGATGGTAGCTTTGTACCGGAAGCGGGTATTGGTGGGCGATGCAGGGATTGAACCTGCGACCCCACCCGTGTGAAGGGTGTGCTCTCCCGCTGAGCTAATCGCCCGCTCGTTGCCCGAAGGCCAAGCGCGCCGCGATATAAGGGAGGCCGGCCGGGGAAGTCAAGGCGATGTCCGGGCGTTCCGACGAAGACCGAATGCAACTCCGCCGGGAGCGACCCGGTCGCCGTCGTTCAGTGCCCCGCAGCGGCAATCAGGCGTTCGGCCAGACCAAGCGTCAGCGCATCGAAATGCGAGATCACCGCCGACGGTTCGAATTCGCGCACATGGCGGTCGGTGTAGCCGAAATCGACCGCCACCACGGGAATGCCGGCGGCTTTCGCCGTATCGATGTCGGTCTGCGAATCACCCACCATCAGCGCGCGGTGCGGATCGCCGCCGGCCAGCACGATGGTTTCGGTCAGATGGCGCGGGTCGGGCTTGCGGAACGAAAACGTGTCCTGACCGCAAATCGCCGCGAAATGCTTCGCCAGGCCGAGCGCCTCGATCAGCGCCACCGAGTTGGCTTCGTATTTGTTCGTGCAGACGGCCAGGAGATAACCGGCTGCTTCGAATCGGGCGATCGTCTCGACGGCGCCGGGGTAGGGGCGCGATTTACCCGGGATGTTGTCGGTGTAATGATCGAGAAACAGTTTCAGCAAGCGATCATGCTCCTGGGTTTCCAGCGATCTCTGCTGCGCGGCATGCGCGCGCTCGATCATCACCCGTCCACCATGGCCGACGAAGCGCTTGAAGCCAGCCTCATCGACGGCTGCCAGTTCGCTCGCGGCAAGGCTGTGGTTGAGGCTGTCGAGCAGGTCTGGCGCTGTATCGATCAGCGTCCCGTCGAGGTCGAACACGATGATCGGTCGGGTCATGGCCTGTCCTGTGACGATTGCGCTGCCGGCAGGCGATAGCCGCTGCAGCCCATCCAGGCAAGCAGTGCTTGGTCAATCCACAGGGCAAAGTCTTTGACCGGGCGGGCAAAGATGCTAGGAGCGCCGAAACAAATTGGGGCGCGACACACGGCATGGATGCGAGACAATTGAAGGTCGAAGCCGCACGGGCAGCGCTTGCCCATGTGAGCGACGGCATGCGGCTTGGCATCGGCACCGGCTCGACGGCCGAAGAGTTCGTTCGGCTGCTCGCCGAAAAGGTCGCCACCGGCCTCACCATTATCGGCGTGCCGACCTCGGAGCGCACCGCCATCCTTTGCGGCGAGCTTGGCGTGCCGCTGTCGACGCTGGAAAAAACGCCCGAACTCGACCTTACCATCGACGGCGCCGACGAGATCGATCCGGCGCTGACATTGATCAAGGGCGGCGGCGGTGCGCTGCTACGCGAAAAGATCGTAGCGGCGGCTTCCGCTCGCATGATCGTCATTGCCGACCGTTCGAAAATGGTCGAGACGCTCGGCCGTTTTCCACTGCCCATCGAGGTCAACCCGTTCGGCCTGCGTGCCACGGAAATCGCGGTCGCCGCGGCGGCCGAAAGGCTCGGCCTTTCCGGTCCCGTCACATTGAGGATGACGGGGGGCCAGCCTTTTGTTACAGACGGCGGCCATTTTATCCTCGATGCATCTTTTGGCCGCATTCCGGATACAAGAGCGCTTTCGAATGCTCTCCATGCCATTCCGGGCGTGGTCGAGCATGGTCTTTTCATCGGGCTGGCATCAGCGGCCATCATAGCCGGCGACGGCATCCAAACCGTCCATGCCGCCCGAAAACCAGGGAGTTCTATCGATCATGATGTTGCATAACCGGGTTCGCCGTTTTTCTGCCATTCTGGCAGCTTCAGCCGTCTTTGCGTTTTCATCGCCGGCGTTCTCACAGGACGTCACCGACGGGCATCTGAAGGCGGCCCGCGCCGCGGTCGCGGCGATCCACGCGACGGACCCGTTCGACAACATCCTGCCGCAGGCCGCCGCCGCGCTTCAGCAGCAGCTTATCCAAAAGAACCCGGACATGCAGGAACTGATCGGCAGAACGGTCAGCGAAAAGGCTCTGGCGCTGGCCTCGCGCCGCGCCGATCTCGAGAAGGAAGCGGCCATGGCCTATGCCAAGGTATTTTCCGAAAAAGAGCTTACCGAAATCGCCGCTTTCTATAATTCCGATTCCGGCAAAAAGCTGCTCGACAGCGGCCCGGCCGTGACGCGTGACCTGCTCAAGGCCGCCGACATCTGGCAGAACGGCGTCGCTCGCGATCTCGCCCAACAGGTCGGCGAAACGCTGGCCGCGGCAGCAAAGGCCACAGCGCCGGCAAATGCCGCGGCTCCTGCGGCTGGTACGGAGCCGGAAGCACCGAAGAACTGAGTATATTTTCCGGCGGAGTTATCGCTGCTGGACCGGAAAGCCCGGCCTCCGTCGCGCGTCTGACAACATACGCGGCGCGGTGGTCCGGGCTTTTCTTTTGGTGGTTTGCAGCCTACCTGTCTCAAACATTTTGAAGGGCAAGGAGCGGCACCATGGCCGGTTACGACTACGATCTTTTCGTCATCGGCGGCGGCTCCGGTGGGGTGAGGGCGGCGCGCGTGGCGGCGGCACTCGGCAAACGTGTCGGCATTGCCGAGGAATACCGCTATGGCGGCACCTGCGTCATTCGCGGCTGCGTGCCGAAGAAGCTCTATGTCTATGCCTCGCAATTTCCCGAACATTTTGCCGACGCCGCAGGTTATGGCTGGACCGTGCCGCAGGCGAGCTTCGACTGGCAGACATTGGTTGCCAACAAGGATCGCGAGATCAGCCGGCTGGAAGCCATCTACAGGAAGAATGTCCAAGGCGCCGGCGGCGAGACGTTTCAGTCACGCGCCATGCTGGTCGATCCGCATGTGGTGCATCTTCTCGGCGAGGACCGCACCGTCACCGCCGACCAGCTTCTCATCGCCACCGGCGGTCGCCCGGCGCCGCACCCGGCTCTGCCCGGCCATGAGCACTGCTTCTTTTCCAACGAGGCGTTCGATCTCAAGGAATTGCCGAAGGCGATCATGATCGAGGGCGGCGGCTATATTGCCGTCGAATTCGCCAACATCTTTCACGGCCTCGGCGTCGACACAACGCTGGTCTATCGCGGCAAGGAGATTCTCTCCCGCTTCGACATGGATCTCAGGCGCATGCTGCACGAGACGATGGAAAAGAAGGGGATAAAAATCCTCTGCCATGCCGTATCCGAATGGATCAGGA
This window harbors:
- a CDS encoding PepSY domain-containing protein, translated to MSRRVLATGVVVLLLGGPALAADGSPLPPQNARKLSEIIAKVEQRDDFRYVDEVGWDSGAYTVTYYTTDKAKVEITYDPVTAEPK
- a CDS encoding ABC transporter ATP-binding protein, whose translation is MAEVSLKGVKKSFGRVDVIKGVDIHINDGEFVVFVGPSGCGKSTLLRMIAGLEDITEGTLEIGGRVVNQLQPKQRGVAMVFQNYAIFPHMTVRENIAFGLTIAGATKQEKQQKVAEAARILQMEHLLDRRPSQLSGGQRQRVAIGRAITRKPAVFLFDEPLSNLDAALRMDMRMEIGRLRRQLGTTMIYVTHDQVEAMTLADRIVVLKDGQVMQIGAPMELYHEPANRFVAGFLGAPSMNFLNVDVLDLDGEAAMVGNQSLEPIRVATRRRSFRKDGKAILGIRPQYLRAAQPGEGMLHGIVAHTERLGSETVVDLTLRDDHELIAAFDEDKILEPGDALELTFDTALAHLFPEEGDLQTP
- a CDS encoding carbohydrate ABC transporter permease, producing MAFNPDNYGLRLFVRYLVLCLIALIFIFPLVFMINSSFKPDNQLLADTSSLRAFLPVGDISLNNYFGAFRRAPVGLFVLNSVLVTGATVLLSLLICSLAAFSFAFLRWKGRDVLLSIVIATLIIPFETIAIPLLLLVSKLPWIGLDGLHWGWLNTYRVQIIPWIADGLTIFLFVQYFKGLPGELIEASRVEGANWWQVYYRVVMPLSGPVLATAAILKFLVMYNQYLWPLIVVQQESYRPVMVGLGYFFQLNVAWGEVMAYLTLITVPVLIFYLLLQRAFIASIASTGVKG
- a CDS encoding carbohydrate ABC transporter permease; the protein is MASKLTLSNRTGWTFALPGFALIVIFIVLPFFFAIGLSLTNQRLLSPNATQFVGLENYRQLLGLGVVTLEPERDDAGEVVRNEAGEIQYPRLREITRSEAYPQYRGMREWFRWQSGENVMVVIASDVVFMKALVNTFLFVLVVAPVQGSLALMLALLINHKVTGINLFRTIYFMPVVVSIVVVSLLWRFIYDGQNGLLNSILQGLTFGLFQPVDWLGNPSTALPAVMAMSIWQAVGFHMVIWLAGLQMISPTLYEAAAIEGASKWQTFRYVTWPGLRNTAVLVLVVITMQGFALFAQIDVMTNGGPLDSTQTLVFQAVERGYGKQDISGGSTISVILFALVLAISLTQRWLTRER
- a CDS encoding ABC transporter substrate-binding protein; protein product: MIASTCLCVPALAQTKLTMWYHGAGNEVESRTLNQIVSDFNASQSDWAVTIESFPEKSYNDSVAAAALAGNLPDILDVDGPVMPNWAWAGYLQPLPIDESDFADFLPGTKGVWDGKLYSVGLWDAAVALFARQSTLDELGLRTPSLDKPWSREELMAALDAAKASGKYEFALDLGMNDQAEWYSYAFSPFLQSFGGDIVDRSTYKTAEGALNGEAAQAFGKWWQSLFNGGYAPGTSEDPADQQTGFIDGKFAFQWNGNWRAVATMEAVDDVVFLPAPDFGAGNKIGAGSWQFGVSAKSKHPEGAAEFIKFAAQDKYLAAFSDGIGLIPPTPSAAQMTKNYKDGGPLAVFFDLSKAQALVRPVTPGYVVQAKVFTKALADIANGADVADTLDAAVDEIDADIESNGGYGHR
- a CDS encoding phosphoglycolate phosphatase; protein product: MTRPIIVFDLDGTLIDTAPDLLDSLNHSLAASELAAVDEAGFKRFVGHGGRVMIERAHAAQQRSLETQEHDRLLKLFLDHYTDNIPGKSRPYPGAVETIARFEAAGYLLAVCTNKYEANSVALIEALGLAKHFAAICGQDTFSFRKPDPRHLTETIVLAGGDPHRALMVGDSQTDIDTAKAAGIPVVAVDFGYTDRHVREFEPSAVISHFDALTLGLAERLIAAAGH
- the rpiA gene encoding ribose-5-phosphate isomerase RpiA, yielding MDARQLKVEAARAALAHVSDGMRLGIGTGSTAEEFVRLLAEKVATGLTIIGVPTSERTAILCGELGVPLSTLEKTPELDLTIDGADEIDPALTLIKGGGGALLREKIVAAASARMIVIADRSKMVETLGRFPLPIEVNPFGLRATEIAVAAAAERLGLSGPVTLRMTGGQPFVTDGGHFILDASFGRIPDTRALSNALHAIPGVVEHGLFIGLASAAIIAGDGIQTVHAARKPGSSIDHDVA
- a CDS encoding DUF2059 domain-containing protein is translated as MMLHNRVRRFSAILAASAVFAFSSPAFSQDVTDGHLKAARAAVAAIHATDPFDNILPQAAAALQQQLIQKNPDMQELIGRTVSEKALALASRRADLEKEAAMAYAKVFSEKELTEIAAFYNSDSGKKLLDSGPAVTRDLLKAADIWQNGVARDLAQQVGETLAAAAKATAPANAAAPAAGTEPEAPKN
- the gor gene encoding glutathione-disulfide reductase: MAGYDYDLFVIGGGSGGVRAARVAAALGKRVGIAEEYRYGGTCVIRGCVPKKLYVYASQFPEHFADAAGYGWTVPQASFDWQTLVANKDREISRLEAIYRKNVQGAGGETFQSRAMLVDPHVVHLLGEDRTVTADQLLIATGGRPAPHPALPGHEHCFFSNEAFDLKELPKAIMIEGGGYIAVEFANIFHGLGVDTTLVYRGKEILSRFDMDLRRMLHETMEKKGIKILCHAVSEWIRKRPDGRLDAVVTGGKVLTVDQVMLAIGRLPNTENMGLEGVGIEMTKTGAIHVDQYSRTNVDNIWAIGDVTNRVQLTPVAIHEAMCFIETAFKGNPTAPDHDTIATAVFSQPEIGTVGLSEDEAIKRFSDVEVYRATFRPMRHTLSGRDEKMLMKLVVDGASKKVLGAHILGPDAGEMAQLLGIPLKAGLTKDDFDRTMAVHPTAAEELVTMYKPTYRVKHGERV